GTTTATCATTGATGTTAGTTTGCTTCATCTTACCCTGTTTCCTAAGCGCAACCactttttttggctttaatgTCACAAAAGAATCCATGGgacctttcaattttttagacTTTGACATTAATTTCACAGTTTTCACTTGGGTGCTATTACCAACCCCTCTCTTACTAGAGCAtgattttttccctttttggatAACTTCCACTTCCTCTACCTCATCATCATCTACACCCTCAATTTCAATCATATTATCTATATCATTTAAATCAGGCATCTTGTCATAGTTCTCCTTCTCACTCTTCTTCTCTGCCATATAATGCGCAAGCTCTTCTCTAACATGATCAAGACATTTTAAATACTTTGTAGTGTTTTTAAAATTCCCCACTTGATGCTGCTTTGCTCTATGTATCCCTCTCTTTGTGACTTCATTACAAAAGAGGCAAGTCATTGAATTTTTGTCTTCAACATTAgctaaataattatatttccatCTCAGATCTTTTCTCTTCCCATTATCTGAAGTCATtctacatataaaaataaaataaaactcaataCAATACATTTAATAGGATTCTACGTTAAGCTAACTATGTATCATTTACTATGGTTTAAGCTCTAAAAATTGAGTGAAGTAATGAGTTtgagaaaagggaaaaatacaggaaaagaaaataaagaaaaagatagggGAGAGTTGCTGTGAGATAGTCAGAgttcgagaaaaaaaaaatagagaatgaaAAGTTGTTGGAGATAGTCAGAGTCCAAGAGAGAAGg
The sequence above is drawn from the Quercus lobata isolate SW786 chromosome 12, ValleyOak3.0 Primary Assembly, whole genome shotgun sequence genome and encodes:
- the LOC115970123 gene encoding uncharacterized protein LOC115970123 — its product is MTSDNGKRKDLRWKYNYLANVEDKNSMTCLFCNEVTKRGIHRAKQHQVGNFKNTTKYLKCLDHVREELAHYMAEKKSEKENYDKMPDLNDIDNMIEIEGVDDDEVEEVEVIQKGKKSCSSKRGVGNSTQVKTVKLMSKSKKLKGPMDSFVTLKPKKVVALRKQVGIPFNVARLDECKWAVEAIGQTNRALMNFLVNCPSGTMSMKSIDASSFMKTGEKTFELLDAFVEQIGEVNVVQVISDNGFNYVFTGKLLEAKRPNLYWTPCATHCINLVLEDIGEIPRIAKTLERAIQLIGYIYNHCVKYDERIHKPKRTG